In the genome of Populus nigra chromosome 19, ddPopNigr1.1, whole genome shotgun sequence, the window CTTGCAATCACAATGATTTGAATCCTCTATTGGTATGTCTTGTCTAGCAAAGTGTAAGCATAGAATGGTGTGGCTAGACCTGCCTGGTGTGCAGTTGTGTTGAACTGATAGTGTGCCTAAGAGCCTTTAAATCTCCAATCTGTTGAAAATTTGCTTAAACCAATAAGCCTCTTTTTTTCATCCTGTAACGTGTCATCTGATATATCTTCTGGAGATGACTTGCTTCAAGAGTTCACACTGCCTTGAGGTTATTGAGATATTTATGTTTGAGTTGGGGGAAAATGCTTAATTCTTTTGTTGGGTGTCTTTACTAATCACACATTATATTAAGAATGCAATTGAAAGACATAGAACCACTGCTTTGGAAGAATTGTGATGGTCAGCAAAAGTTTGTGTGATTAATACTTTCTGTTTTAAATTTCGAAGTTCCCTGCTTTCACCATTTTCTTGCTTAGAGTTTGCATTAATCAAATGCAATTCAGGTTGAAGTCTCTGTCAGATATGCAGCATTATAATGCAGTTTCTTCCACTTGTATAGATTACTGAAATGAAAATGCCGGGAATAGTTTATTCTGCTCTATTAAACCAGCTGCTATCCTGGTTGATAATGATGGTTAGTCAAGTCCCTTAATGATTTTAAGTGAAGAGCTAAAATCAAAATACTTGGATGAATTAGTAACAAGACAACAATGAGCATTGAAATTGATTCTATCTATGAGGAACTACAATCAGCTCCTACCAGTGACGAGACAAGATGGTATAGGTTGTCATATCTAAGAATTTCCTTTATAATTAAAGAGTCATTCATCTCAAGGGTATTTATAAGCAATATGATGACGCAACTATATTActgttagaaaattaattgtTCAATTTGGACACCTTAACGAAGTAATTTTCCATCGACAGAGACTTGTGAAGTCTAAAGACAAGTTCAGGTTTCTAGTTTTCTAATCTGGGCGTTTGCTTTACAAGTTATTGAGGGATTTCTTTGGTCATCATGTTTAGCTGTTTTCCCATTTGGGAGTCATCATTCATTTTAAAAGGCTAGTTTATTTAGCAGTAATAATTGTATTTTGGAATTCTTGATGAACAAGGAGTTTACCTATCTAGAGGTACTTTgcttattataaaacatactaCACAAACTTTTTTGTCATCAGATTCATGGAACGGTATTGAGAGTTTTTAAGTTGTGTTATAGACTTGATGCCTAGGGTTTCCCCCCTTGCTCGTCGATACCCTATCTTCTTATTTATTCCTTCTCACCTTCTACTTCTACAAAATCAGATCAAATTCTATCAAAGCATTGCTAAATCACGTATTGACTGTTCAGATTGATCCCAAATCCTaagtaaaaacttaaaatttctaTATTCTTGAAGCTGTCCTGCATAAGCAACGAAGCACAAATATGTAGCATTATGAATGTTATATTCAGCTATAAATTGTAAATAAAGTGCGTCCTGCAATTCTAAATAATGATTCATTAATTTTCTCAACTTACTTTTTATGAGAAAGATGGTGTCGTGATATCATGCATGATGTGTGCATGTCAAATCTTTTGTTATCGAGCACATGTTGTTAGGAAATATAAGTGTTGTTGAATATACTTGTTGTCTTCCATTCTCTGCTTGGAGTTCAGTTCCCTATTATCTAACGAGACCTTATTAGGACAAatacatttcatttttttcatttcgacTGTCCATTGAAATTTGAAAGGATAGAAATTGTATGAACCATTTGTGATGtatgataatttaaatttgatcctaATACGAACTTTAACCCCATCCCTTTATGACTTGAATTGAAGTGTACTTGATTACGGTGCAGTTTAGGTGGCCGCTTGGGGGTTTCCTCTTCCATATAGTTAGTTATGAAGCATTGTTTTTGGATAGGATTCAGCAGTTTATGATTTCTGTAGAAACACCATGGAGCaaagtttgtttattttaggGTCATTGACTTTTTAggagaaacatgtgtatctcAATCCAACAGGGACGACTTGTTGTAAGACACATCTTGATGCCTACAACACCACGGAGCAAAGTTTATGCAGTATAGGTGGatccttatcttttttatgATCTACAATTCAGCTGGAACTGTTATGCCACGTGCTGAAGCTGTAGTATTGTGACGCGGACTGCATTCTCTTACAAGCCTACATCTCACGGAAGCTGACCCAATATCCCCTATAATTTGATTGGTATATAGATTAACACTTTAAGTTCAGtcccagaaaaagaaaatctggGCATTGTGGAAGCCAGCTCATATGCACATGATAATCAGCTCATCATGATGAGAAGCATATCAACTAACACTTGCTTTGCACCACGTTGTAAGCAGGCGGTTGAAAAATTCAAGATAGAGCAAGAAATATATCACTTGAAAATACGCAGGTTGTTTTCTTCTGATGGAAATCATTCTAGATCACTTTCTTTGATGTTTTCCATTATCATGCAAATAGGTAACCGGTCTTCTTTTGGCTTCATATACCTGTCGAACTTTCCGTGCAGGGATGTCCAGGTTTCCTCACTTGCGTTTATCACCTTTTGATCTCTTTTTTAAGTGTACGATGGGGAGGCTGGCTGGCATGACTTTTCTATGTTTTGCGAACGTGTTTCTTGGAAGTTTACCAGTTTCAGTCCCAGCTATGCGCtataatttaagtatttttctCCATGTGCTTCCCCGTTTCAGGAATTTTTAAGTTGGTTCGTACCAAGTGTCATTTTTAGTCTTGTGATAGATGGGAAGGGGCTATGATTTTTACATGTTATTTGGTACTCACTTCCTTAACGAAATCTTGTAGCCTTGCTACATATGGAAATAGGGATATGGGTTTTACGTACTTGCTTTCCATAAttcaaatatgaaattgatataTAACAAATTAGTAAAGCTATTAGCAGCGCATGTAAAACTATATGGAAACTTCCATTTTCCTTTGCTCGTGTTCTTCTGTCTGGGACATGCTAATTCGTCTGAGAGACCAAGCTCTactaaatacattttttaaacaaaaagccCACCATAAAAGctataatattcataaaaaaaatcatccagtCATTACGGGAAGAGGAATTTGGTTGTTTTGGGTCCTGGTTGATCTATATAACAAAAATTACGTACGAGGAAACAGCTAGAATGTTTACTTTGACTTTGGATATGATTTGGTTTTGGTAGCACAGTGGTCGAAGAGTTTTGTTTGAAAGTTTTGTTGTCTATAGCCTGAAAACTTAGAGTTGAATCCTTGTAGATGGTCTCTGGGTTTTAAATGCGCATGCAAGTCTCCCAACTAGTATAGCCTGCAAGTCTCCCGACAGTGGAAAGGTGATCTTACAATAAAGGACATGCAAAAATCATGGGCACTGCTGCTTCTCTGGACTTGTAATATTGTTCTGCACGATGGTGCCTTCTCATTTGACTAAAGACATCATCTGGTACATCTATGCTTTTCATATGATTAGGGCTAGCAGTAGCTGTGATTCTGCATATATCAAGTTCCAGTGGCTTAAACCACTAGAACTTCGCCTGTTgcctttttttatcataaaagtTTTCACAAAAcctttttcaagattttaactAGTCAtgctaaccttttttttttttttttttgaactttttatgTCCCTGTCGATATAGTTATTAGTTCTTCTGATATTACTctctcttttctgttttttaaagactgttttagaattttaaaaataaaaaccaagaataaaaaatacctaAGGGGCAAAGGTCATGTGAATTTGTTGGAGGAGATTTTTTCTTAACACACATCTTTTCTTTCTGTTAACagattgagattttaatttatactaGATTTTAGAGTCATTGTTTGCTATAGTGTTAGAATTTCATAGCTATTTCATGTTGGGAATGCtttcaaataagatttgaaagttATTCTTCAagatttactatattttttttagttaattttagtttttttttttggtttgaactcttttatttttttttcaactttgtttataatgttttttctagtaTATAAGCAAAGAATTGTAATATTGAGTtttgattaaagaaaatattagagtaataaaaatttaaattagagtTTTTGTTTGTAGCCcttgttgtcttttttatattgtttctgTCTTTATCAGTTGATATCAGAACCTTgtgattttttatggttaattatTGTGTGTTGTTGAATAACAATGATGTTAAGAGATGATCATAGAATAGAATATGTTTATGTAGGAGAAAATAAAGAagttctcttaaaaaaaaatgatcaagaactaatgatagaaaatatataaagatggATGGCAGGATTGACATTTTAGTTAGAGGCGATGAAATTGCATAGGCTAATTGAAGAATTACCATTAGTGAagctgaagaagaaaaaactaaagaattgTGAGAAGAGTAGTCACAAATAAACCTATTTAATAGGCACAAGAAAAGCTGGAGACAATATATTGATAAAGATgaatatgattttgatattaaatttttttatgattctagttctttaatgaatttgaattaattattaaaattcgaTGAAAATGATTAAGATGATGCTAAAGGAGAAgatttcaatatataaattttaatctttgatgACTCCATGCGATCTCAGTTAAGTGAACTCTaatcttaataataaaattatatatgaaaagaacatcaaattagatgtggtttttttatcaagtaTATTGCGGAGAATGTGCCTCCCTTTTATTGTAGATGATAAAAGTTGTGAAGGAAATATCTAAAAATTCTCTTGGAGGAGAAACCATCACACATTTTGCTGGTAATGTGAAGTTATTCGGTAGAAATTCTTTATTGCTTGTTTTTGGTGTTGTTTTCACCCGTGACAAAATCGGTGGTCTTCTTATATATTTGGGTGTTGCTttatatggaaaaaaagaagaagagattttaaagaaaattgctAGAttctttaactttaaaaaagtcAACAGTAATTTTGGGATTTTCTTCGAGGAAGCCATGGCGATTCAAGGCATCAAACCAAGGACTGGACCATGTTTAAATATCCTTCCAAGTCACGATTCATTATCTCATCCTGTGAAATTTTCAAGCACACATTTACGCGACGAAAAGAATCTCTCCCTGTGAATATTTTCCTACCATCACATGCATGCTCTGCTCCAATGTGAACAGCCAGCCCGACGTGGAACTCTACCGAGCACAAACCCAGTAATTCCACGTGGCGCAAACCCAGTTGATTACATTTGCCAATGTTATCTTTCTCTGGGTTCTTTGTAGACCAGAggagcaaaagaaaaaatctatgGACATGATGACTTCTTCATTCACCATTCAAAGCCACATACATTTGATCCTCGAAATACACGAACTCGTGTCCAAAAGCTCAAATTCATAGTTCAAACAAACCTTTCTTTCctcctttatttcttttgttccctgttttcaattcttttattacTTCTTTTTCGTTTCTTCTGCAAGCAATTATATGTTACAAGACGTCAAATTAAAGGCAGAATTAGACGTGAGGATGCTCTTGACATTGACTTGCCAACCTACGTACCTATATTAACAAACCATACGCAGCCCATCAAATTAGCAAATTAAGGATCCCCAACAACGATTTTTAACAACCAAAATAAAACTAGAGGGaaacaaacaaaagagaaaatttaaagaagaaactCAATGGGGCCATTTTGCTTTTTTTGGCCTCATTGAAACAGCTCCGATCGCGGTTGAGAATCCGATTTCTATCCAATCAGGATGTTGCTGCTTTGTTCCTGCGGTTCACCCTTATAGGTAGCCCCAGTTTGGGCACAGGGAAAGGGCCATACTGTATACCATCCTCGTCTCCCACTGTTTGCCACCTGATCATACCAAGAGCACCacaaaattacaaatcaaaacaGAGGTTTAAGCAAAGAAAGGTAAAGATAATCGACAGTAGAAGTCAAAATCTTGcaatgctaatgttaaaaaaatgaaaacaaattaatttttttttattaaaaaattgatcaattttAAAGTCTATGACTATATACACATCAACCCTCTTTTTTCCAACAGTAAAGGATATTTTGAATGAATTTGTACGTCATTTGAAACCAAGTTTTTCTACTAAATACTCTTAAATACACCTCTCATATTAGCAACCagatatattcataaaaaatatctccctttgattattattttaagattcgAGCTTAAGAGatgaagagagaaaacaaacattttttACTATCTGATCTACTTTTCTAAATCACATGATGATCTAGTTTTGTcctaattgttaaaaaatcaaaacaaaatagagtCTGTAGATCCCATAACAGAGAGGACAAGAGAAGAGAAATTATGTGGCATACTTTAAAGGTTAAGAAGAAATTAAGCTTGTGGTGTCAACTAATCCTGACTCCGTTCATCGGTAACACGCCATTGAATTTGTCTATAGCAATTAATTTCTACAGCTAGCTCGTagccattttgatttttaagacGGCGTAGCTGGCAACTGTGTCGCTTGCTAAGTACTAAAGACTAAAGGAGTGTGTGTGATTGTGATTTGCGTGCTTCACTACTATTTCCCAAGAGCCGCTGTTGATATGGATTAGAGCTATATATAGATAAGAGAGGAAGCCAAGTATTTTTCGACTAAAATATTTTCTGGGATATATATGCACATGTGGTAATGAAAATCTCAGAAAATATTGTATGGCGATCGGTATATCGATCCTTTACCACATTAATGCATTAATATATCATGTATAAAGCCTACTCGACATATCAGGATGCATCCTGTGGAGTATGTGACATCCGCGCGTTAATCTACAAGcatgcaattatatatatatatacacaccacTCAACCATTATCAACTGCTAGCTGATCCTCTAATTCTAATTCTAACTCATCGTGTATGTCTCGTGCGAAGGCCATAGACTTAAAGTATACGTTAGATAAATACATCGTGCATGAAAGCCATGCGTCTTTAGAATGATTCTGAATTCTGTTTTTTGCTAGACTGGTATCCACTATTCGAATCcacttgaaccaaaaaaaatatctctaagACCGATGGCTTTTGCCTGTGAACAAGGACCACTTCCACGGCTTAAGGAAAACCAAGAGGACCACCACAGCACCTCCATCAAAGCCTCCCCAGTCGACCAACAGTAGACAGAAGTCCTTTTTAAGAAAACCTAACCTACGTACGTGGCTCGACCTTTATCTcccatttcaaaacaaaatcagtAGACATATATATGCAAGTACTGTTCCCCCCCCCTACAAGTGGGTGTATATTGtggatatatataaacaatatatatagaaatgtgAAGTTAATGGAAAGTAGAAATGTCAACTCTCTAATAAAACATCGTACTCAGAACCAAACTCTATGAGAATATGCTAGCATTGTTAATCACAACGTTGTTTCTCTATGCTAGTTTTAACATAATGACAACCTTTCATATTATATGTCTTAAGCTTATTTTTAGTACTCTTGATGTGAGCTTGATAGATTAGTTTGTATGAGGGGGGGGACCTGTAAGTGGTTGTGAGATGGTGCAGTAGAATGAGCATCTCAAGCTTGGCTAGCTCACTTCCTGGACAGGAGTGCACTCCATTGCCAAAGGGCATGTACGTGTTAGGTCTCGGAGGCACCTGCAACATCAcagaaaatacaattttacacCCCATTATATATCGTCTCTTAATTTCCTTgcctatcatcatcatcatcatcaactacATAAGCTctgaatatatttatctttttccaCAAATAAGAGATGATATATCATATAGGTGATTCCAAACAAGACCATACTAGCTCATCACACTGCTACAGTCACTGCTTGTGCTTGGTACTAGCCTACAAAAACCAACTCACGTGATCTGATATTTAAAAGATTTCATGACCAGCTGATTGATCATCTAAATACAGGAAAGATTCAcataaacaaaattgaaaaggaCATTACTCGCCAACCAGGATAATCTAGCAATTATTAACCTTATATTTCCATTCAGAAACAAGATAGAATGTAGCAGTGCATGACCCACTTCATGAAATTTGGTCAGTGACTCAGAAACACAGTATGCAAGGtcgacacacacacacacatgtatatacAAATATTACAGGTAacctacatatatatatatatatatatatatatatgggcatATGTATGTTTTTGGTATGTAGCTAAGTGTACGTACGCAAGTGGATTAACCATTCTGGCCCTCACCTCGAATCTTGAAGGATCAAATTTCTCGGGTTGAGGGAAAAAATCTGCACAATGATGAATGCTTCTAAAGAGAGGAAGAACCTTCCAACCTTTGGGGATAAAGTAGCCTTCAAACTCAACATCTTGAACTGCTTCTCTGAACGTGAAAGACAGTATACTTGCTGTTCTTAGCGTCTCTTGGATCacctgaaatatttttttatcccttcaATTAGAATTATAACACATTAtagttatatataaattaaactagtttcttttgtttgaaaacgaagacttttttttccttttatttatttatttattcttacattAATTCAAGTCcagtaaaagaagaagaagaagaaaactaaattAAGTTGAATATGCCAAAATTGATATTTGTACCCGGCTAGTCAACGGCATGCGCCTTGTATCCTCCCACGTAAGCCCTCGATTTGCCTCTACTATTTTGCTTCTAATCACTTCCTGTTCTCTCTACaacaaacaattaattttttgcaTGAGTGATACAGACCACACAATACATAATCGATAAATCTAAGATTTGATTGCTTTCTATGCCGCAAGCTTCTCTGCTCAAGGCATTGTTTTAATAGACCAATATTGATTGGTCAtactaataaataaagaaatgaatcgaaaaaaaaaataaagttaataagACAAAAGAGTAGAAACATAAGAAACTAGACACAATTGTACAATCATTCAAAATAGTAAAATGCAGGTTCCAAAGAATGATAGAAGAATGGAAGGAGGAGAAAGTTAATTAAAAGGGATGGAGTTAGATTAACGTGGGAGATATTTACTGTGACAGCTTCTAGTAAATCTGGATTATCATGCAAGTACTTCAAGATCCATGTCAGGACACTAGCAGTCGTGTCATGAGCAGCAAATATCACTCCAATTATATTATCAGCAATTTGAGAATCACTAAGCTGATTCAGCTTCTCGTGATCTTTAGCTCCTAATAACACTCCAAGCAATCCTCCTTCACGTCTCCCGCTTTGCCTTCTCTTCTGTATCAATTTCCTCAATGTCTCGTTGAGTAGCTTCCTTGCCTTTTCAAACAAACATCAAAACCCAGCACTCATAATTATtacattgttatttgtttttcaaaatcaataaattaatatatagaaaaGTCATCATACACTATTTCTTCATTACTTTGTCGACAATACAATGTGTGCGCACTTGAGGACAACGTAGGATAAAGACATGCACCGATTTAGCATGAAGCAATAACCACAGAaattgaagagagaggggaccttgctagctagctagctcctTACTTTCATTGCTTTGTGGAAGGGTGTTCCTGGTAAATCCAGAGGCATAGAATTATATCCCTTCTCCAGGCACCGATACAGATGCTTAATCCCGTCCATTTCCATGTCTTGTTTCGCACCAAAGGCAGAAATCATTGCCACATCAAAAGCATACTAAAAGggagggaaaaggaaaagaaaagtacGTTTCTTTTAGAATCTTAATGGGACAAAAGTTAAAGTAGTAAGAGATAAATCTAGTTTTTAAGAAACCGACATGTATGCATACATACCCTCTTCATTTCTTGCAAAGTATTAATAGTGTTACTCTTCCAAGTGGGAAGAAGTCTGAGGACAATTTGCTCGATCTCTGAGACAGACCCTCTTATAGCAGAGGGTAAAAAAGAGGCCTGCACCAACTTCTTGAGTCTTGAATGATAGGGCCCTTGATGAAAGAACAGAGCCTCTGGTCCTATCATCTTTTCTTTACTGGTCGGATATGTAGGCTTGAACAAATGAGCCCGTGTCACTAGAACAATTCTTGCTGCTTCTGGACTTGAAATCATCACACAAGGGCATCCCAAGATGTGGGTCTTAAATATGTCTCCAAACCTACAAAATGAGCTTAATTATCGAGATCAAAAGAGAATCGAGcaacaaaacatatttatacACGTAGGAGTATATTTATATGAACGTCAGGGATGTGTTCTATGTCTCTTTGATGCTATATATGGTATGTATATATAGTGTAACTTCTGTATACCGTTTTTGCCTATTGGAGAAGAAGGAATTTGGATTCTCGGTATATAGCTTGAGTGTCTCTCCAATATAAGGCCAGCCCATTGATCCAGGTGGTAGGCGTTTGTCTTTGGGGTGATGccattgaagaaaaagaagcaacAGCGAAAAACAGCAGAACAGGACTGGTACCATCACAATAGCAACCTGAGAATATCGTAAAGTTGCAAAAGCAAAAGGTGTTGATAAACTAAGTTGCATGGTGGTAATAAAGAACAGTTAACTACAGAAAGAAGTggagggggggagagagagagagagagagagagatgtggcaggggctaaattgaacaGGTGCTCGTAGTGGTGActtagagagagggagaggctAATGGGGTGAAGTTGTGGGGCTTATATAGAAGGGACAGGCGTCACCGCGTTTATGGAGCACCTTTCTCTTCAGCCCCTCCTTTACAATAATTTTCCATTCGCCCTTTTGACTTGATACTACTGTTTCTCTTTGGACACGTTCTTCCGGACGATGATGTACGGCTCACGCGATGAATACCTCCACCATATCATACCTTATGAATTCAACGTTTGCCGCACACAAATCTTCAATTTCAACAACTAATTCTTATACTACTTGCTACTTAGTCATTCTATTAAGAAAAGATGAGAAGTCATCCAGtacaaatgatatatatatatatatatatata includes:
- the LOC133679486 gene encoding abscisic acid 8'-hydroxylase 2-like; translation: MQLSLSTPFAFATLRYSQVAIVMVPVLFCCFSLLLLFLQWHHPKDKRLPPGSMGWPYIGETLKLYTENPNSFFSNRQKRFGDIFKTHILGCPCVMISSPEAARIVLVTRAHLFKPTYPTSKEKMIGPEALFFHQGPYHSRLKKLVQASFLPSAIRGSVSEIEQIVLRLLPTWKSNTINTLQEMKRYAFDVAMISAFGAKQDMEMDGIKHLYRCLEKGYNSMPLDLPGTPFHKAMKARKLLNETLRKLIQKRRQSGRREGGLLGVLLGAKDHEKLNQLSDSQIADNIIGVIFAAHDTTASVLTWILKYLHDNPDLLEAVTREQEVIRSKIVEANRGLTWEDTRRMPLTSRVIQETLRTASILSFTFREAVQDVEFEGYFIPKGWKVLPLFRSIHHCADFFPQPEKFDPSRFEVPPRPNTYMPFGNGVHSCPGSELAKLEMLILLHHLTTTYRWQTVGDEDGIQYGPFPVPKLGLPIRVNRRNKAATS